The genome window ACGTCATCTTctcgcggctgcagcgcctgtgcCCCTACTGGCTCTTCATGGCCACCATGTGGGCCACGCACGTCGCCGGCCTGTACATCATCGAGATCGCCAATGGGTTCGAGGGGACGTACTGGCTCCAGTACTTCACCACGAGTGCTGATGAGGCGCTGAATCTCCTCGGATATGAGCAGAAGCCTCTGTGGGACACGAATATGCGCTGGGCCATATCCTTCCGGATGTCGACGCTGCGCCTCATCTCCTTCAACTACGACCTGTGGGAGGccacgcacgccgccgcgcgcgcgcgcgagcgTGCCACGGCGAAGCACGACGCCACCTGCATCgagtgcgcgcagctgcgcgagcagaacgctgcgctggcggccgcgctgcccgCCGAGGCGTCGCGCTGCTACAAGTACCGCACCGAGTACCCGCGCGACCCCGCCGACTACAACTTCGTCAACTACGCCGCCTACACGCTGTTCCCGCCACTGTACCTTGGCGGGCCAGTGTCGTCCTTCAACGCGTTCGTGTCGTACATGCGCGTGCCGAGCacgtcgatgccgctgcgcaaGATGGTCACGTATGCGTTCTCCATCTTCCGCATCTACGCTacgacggtgctgcttctACACTTTGTGCACGTGCCAGCCTTAGCGAAGCACTCCTACCTTATCACGGAGATGAGCTTGCAGGAGCAGGCGCACTTTGTGTTCTTAACGCTGGCCTACCTGTGGCTGAAGTTCAACTTCATCTGGAAGTCGTCGCGCCTCTTCGCCATGCTCAGCGGCATCGAAGTTCCGGAGGacatgcggcgctgcttcgcgaACACACTGACGGTGCGCGACTTCTGGCGGGATTGGCACGCCTCCTTCAACCTGTGGGTCGTGCGGTACATGTACATCCCGatgggcggcagcagccgcgtcgCGCTGTCGGTGCTTCCCATCTTCCTGTTCATCGCGTTGTGGCACGACCCGGTGTTGCATCTTGTGAAGTGGGCGCTGTGCATTGCCGTGATATTcatggcggaggtggcggtgagcGGGTGCTTTGGGtgggctgtggcggcgttCCGCCGTGAGATGGCCGCCGTGGCACCGACGGGCGCCGTGAATGATGCCACGCTGGAAAGGGAGAGCCCCATTACCGACCCGgtgcgtcgtcgtctgctGGCGCGCCTGGCGAGGTTGTGTGCGCGTCGCTTGAGCCCGCGGGTGCAATCGTTTCTCTATCGCCAACTTCGAGTGGCGGCTGGCATGTCCTCAGCGTTTGGGCTGGCTGTCGCCAACTCGGTGGGCTTCTCGATGCAAAATGGCCTGACAGACTCGAATGGGGGTGCGCAGTCGGCGTATGCCGATGCCGATTTTCTCATAGCAAAGGCACTTATGAGCGTAACACCCACGTTTACCCTCGGTGCAGTAGCCTTTATATATTCGGCTTCCTCCTTGGCAGTGATCGATCGTGAAATGACTCACCAGCAGACATTGTCTCTGAAGCGGTTGTACTGCTTGAAATAGTAGAGGCTCAGTCACGAGGAGCAGTGCGAGTGAAACGTAGGGGCCCTGTGCCTAACCTCGGGGCTGTGCTCGGGGCATTCGCCCGGCATACCGTGTGATTTTCGGAGAGTATCGGACACCCGTACTTCGGGGTCTCTCTGCGAAGACCATTACTTTTATTGTCTTACATATGCTGTTGTggtcctctctcttttgttctcttctccctcgcaccccacctctccccGACGAAGAggtacgtgtgtgtatgtgtgtgtgtatatatatctgcgcagggagaggggtatGCGGggtgcttttctttgctAATCGAATGAATCGCGGGCCTTTTTCAGGCTCGTCGTCTCTcattctccctctccctctctctctttatatTTTCAGGCATGCAAGCGCATTCACtggtgtgtgtaggtgtgctcGTAGACCAAGAACTGGTACATTACCTATCATATTCCCCCCTTTACCTCACGCTTCACTGGCTCGCCCATACGCAGACCATAGCGTTGACTATTTTTGCTTTATCGTGTTTTGTCATTGAAGGTCTCGGCCTCTCCGACTCTCCATTTCCACATCTGACCGCACTCTTGcagcctcgctctccccacccccccccctcctccctgcgGGTCTCTGCAAGGGTCGCAGGGCCGCTATCACTCAGAGAGAGCCCTCAacccaagcagcagcacatcagcagTGGGAGCAATGCATACTGTAAGGAAAagggtgtgtatgtgtgtgcgtgagaggGAGCAGTCACCACTTTTCATTCGCCAGAGCTCTCTACTCCTCCATGTGCCCCTCCTTGCTATTTTCTCGGTGCTGCGTCTCCTCGCCCCGCTGAccttccctcttctgctGGTTGTGTTTTCCGTGGAGTCGCTTGCACACTGCCTCTGCGTTGGTGCGAAGAGTGTTGGCTCACAGGTAACTGAGCGAGACCAAACAAAGGGGGCCTTGAAAGGCGACCACACATGCGACCTTACGCACCTGCAACCACACTcgactctctccctcttcccttctccgaaccccccccctcatggCTGGTCACGACCCGTCAAATCATATTTCTGCTCCGAGAAGATCGTCACCTGCGCCGCTCTCTCGTACACGCTTCTCGGCAGCAACCCTGGAACGAGGAAAAGTGTGCAAGGATGAACCAGAGGCGATTGTAAAAGACCTCTCGCTCAACTCGCTTACCTCGCCGGGGTCACCCTCGTCCTCCTTCCGAGGTTTCACCGCGCTGTTACCATTGGCATCCACTTCCGTCTCGCCACCATACtgcactgcgccgccgctctccaTGCCGCGTCTGCGCCTGCTGAGCTTCACAACGGAGCTCGGCATCGGGGCATCCGTCTACAACAGCATTTACCCTCGTCTGTGTACCATCGAGTATCTCCTCTCTGTTGCGATGGTCATCTACCTCTGCGCCTACGCTTTCTGCACGCTTCGGGTCTTCTGCGCGAAGAATATTCATCACTATCTCAGAGACCTTCTGGCACCCAATACTTTCCTCCGCCGCTACAACGCCATCGGCTACGATAAACACGTAGACAGTCAGTGGGGGCGGTTCACTCAGCAGTACACAACGCTGGTAGAGCTCTCTGCTTTCATGGGTGCAACAAccttcctctgccgctgcgtgtcGAGCACTTCCATGAGccgcgcaccctcgacgGCTGACTCGATCTCATCATATGACATCAGCCAAAATGGGCTTGCCGGCACTACGAACGGCGCTGTCACCAACATCGGCACTCGGGGAGGAAGACTGCCTGCAGAAAGCAGTGCTTCTGACGTTTGTGCAAGCAAGCCCGTGTCACTCGCGTTACGTGTGTGGCGTATCATCGCCGGGCATTCATGGAGTATCCCTGCGTTCTACACCGTCACAGGATTCATTTTTGTGGCCGCTGTGCACGGCCCGCACTTCTTCCTTCCACTGCTCCTCATCATCGCCAACTACGTCATCTTctcgcggctgcagcgcctgtgcCCCTACTGGCTCTTCATGGCCACCATGTGGGCCACGCACGTCGCCGGCCTGTACATCATCGAGATCGCCAATGGGTTCGAGGGGACGTACTGGCTCCAGTACTTCTTCACCACGAGTGCTGATGAGGCGCTGAATCTCCTCGGATATGAGCAGAAGCCTCTGTGGGACACGAATATGCGCTGGGCCATATCCTTCCGGATGTCGACGCTGCGCCTCATCTCCTTCAACTACGACCTGTGGGAGGccacgcacgccgccgcgcgcgcgcgcgagcgTGCCACGGCGAAGCACGACGCCACCTGCATCgagtgcgcgcagctgcgcgagcagaacgctgcgctggcggccgcgctgcccgCCGAGGCGTCGCGCTGCTACAAGTACCGCACCGAGTACCCGCGCGACCCCGCCGACTACAACTTCGTGAACTACGCCGCCTACACGCTGTTCCCGCCACTGTACCTTGGCGGGCCAATGTCGTCCTTCAACGCGTTCGTGTCGTACATGCGCGTGCCGAGCacgtcgatgccgctgcgcaaGATGGTCACGTATGCGTTCGCCATCTTCCGCATCTACGCTacgacggtgctgcttctACACTTTGTGCACGTGCCAGCCTTAGCGAAGCACTCCTACCTTATCACGGAGATGAGCTTGCAGGAGCAGGCGCACTTTGTGTTCTTAACGCTGGCCTACCTGTGGCTGAAGTTCAACTTCATCTGGAAGTCGTCGCGCCTCTTCGCCATGCTCAGCGGCATCGAAGTTCCGGAGGacatgcggcgctgcttcgcgaACACACTGACGGTGCGCGACTTCTGGCGGGATTGGCACGCCTCCTTCAACCTGTGGGTCGTGCGGTACATGTACATCCCGatgggcggcagcagccgcgtcgcgctgtcggtgctgccCATCTTCCTGTTCATCGCGTTGTGGCACGACCCGGTGTTGCATCTTGTGAAGTGGGCGCTGTGCATTGCCGTGATGTTcatggcggaggtggcggtgagcGGGTGCTTTGGGtgggctgtggcggcgttCCGCCGTGAGATGGCCGCCGTGGCGCCGCGCGCAACGAGTGGAGAGGGGATCAATTGCCAATGCTCTTCACGTATCAATTCTCTTGCACGGCTGGCGCGCTTTTTGGCCGCCATGTCAGCAAGTACGCCAGAGCGGCAGCTGTGCTCTTGGAGGATGCCTCTTTAGCATCCTCGGGTTAGTGACAGCGACTGTGACTGGGCTTAGCGTGCAGGAAGCGCAGCGGGATGTGAAGGACTGGGAGAGAGCGAATCAGTTCATCTGGAAGGCACTGAGCGAGGCAGGGGTACAATGCCACATTTGGCGGAGGGCGGTATATGTCCTCTCCTACAGCCACACACCACAACCAGCGCCTCACCACAAAGAGAATCCCCTGTGGGGCCCCGATGCGTCCGTTGTTTCCTCTCCACGCACGTTGTGTTTcggggggcggggcggggagggggcctctctctctctgctgctgtgtggtTGAGGGTTTGTTTGGTGGCTCTTTTTCTTTATCGTTTGTGCTTCGCCTTCGTCTCCCTCTCGGTCGGTGGCGCTACGTTATGACAGCGGCCCGCTTACGTGCATGCATGGGAAACAGAGCGCACTCAATGATGGCTCGCTCGATCGCTTcgtctctcccgctctctttt of Leishmania braziliensis MHOM/BR/75/M2904 complete genome, chromosome 19 contains these proteins:
- a CDS encoding putative glycerol uptake protein, giving the protein MPRLRLLSFTTELGIGASVYNSIYPRLCTIEYLLSVAMVIYLCAYAFCTLRVFCAKNIHHYLRDLLAPNTFLRRYNAIGYDKHVDSQWGRFTQQYTTLVELSAFMGATTFLCRCVSSTSMSRAPSTADSISSYDISQNGLAGTTNGAVTNIGTRGGRLPAESSASDVCASKPVSLALRVWRIIAGHSWSIPAFYTVTGFIFVAAVHGPHFFLPLLLIIANYVIFSRLQRLCPYWLFMATMWATHVAGLYIIEIANGFEGTYWLQYFFTTSADEALNLLGYEQKPLWDTNMRWAISFRMSTLRLISFNYDLWEATHAAARARERATAKHDATCIECAQLREQNAALAAALPAEASRCYKYRTEYPRDPADYNFVNYAAYTLFPPLYLGGPMSSFNAFVSYMRVPSTSMPLRKMVTYAFAIFRIYATTVLLLHFVHVPALAKHSYLITEMSLQEQAHFVFLTLAYLWLKFNFIWKSSRLFAMLSGIEVPEDMRRCFANTLTVRDFWRDWHASFNLWVVRYMYIPMGGSSRVALSVLPIFLFIALWHDPVLHLVKWALCIAVMFMAEVAVSGCFGWAVAAFRREMAAVAPRATSGEGINCQCSSRINSLARLARFLAAMSASTPERQLCSWRMPL
- a CDS encoding putative glycerol uptake protein, producing the protein MPRLRLLSFTTELGIGASVYNSIYPRLCTIEYLLSVAMVIYLCAYAFCTLRVFCAKNIHHYLRDLLAPNTFLRRYNAIGYDKHVDSQWGRFTQQYTTLVELSAFMGATTFLCRCVSSTSMSRAPSTADSISSYDISQNGLAGTTNGAVTNIGTRGGRLPAESSASDVRASKPVSLALRVWRIIAGHSWSIPAFYTVTGFIFVAAVHGPHFFLPLLLIIANYVIFSRLQRLCPYWLFMATMWATHVAGLYIIEIANGFEGTYWLQYFTTSADEALNLLGYEQKPLWDTNMRWAISFRMSTLRLISFNYDLWEATHAAARARERATAKHDATCIECAQLREQNAALAAALPAEASRCYKYRTEYPRDPADYNFVNYAAYTLFPPLYLGGPVSSFNAFVSYMRVPSTSMPLRKMVTYAFSIFRIYATTVLLLHFVHVPALAKHSYLITEMSLQEQAHFVFLTLAYLWLKFNFIWKSSRLFAMLSGIEVPEDMRRCFANTLTVRDFWRDWHASFNLWVVRYMYIPMGGSSRVALSVLPIFLFIALWHDPVLHLVKWALCIAVIFMAEVAVSGCFGWAVAAFRREMAAVAPTGAVNDATLERESPITDPVRRRLLARLARLCARRLSPRVQSFLYRQLRVAAGMSSAFGLAVANSVGFSMQNGLTDSNGGAQSAYADADFLIAKALMSVTPTFTLGAVAFIYSASSLAVIDREMTHQQTLSLKRLYCLK